The Methanothermobacter sp. CaT2 DNA window TCATTATAGGATTACTAAATCAGTTAAGGGGATTAATAATGAAGGGCAGTGACAAGGAATTCAGGGTTAACAAACAGTTCCTGAAATTTAAAAATAAGAACGTTCTACTCACCCTGAAGAACAATGAAGAAACAAGGGGAAAACTCATATCAATTGATAACTACCTTAACACGGTTCTACAGACAGAAGAGGGCATCCAGTTTATTAAGGGCACCAAGATAGCCTTCATAGCCATGGAATAAGTGTGCACTGATTTTATCTGGCAAAGAACTGGTAGCTAAACCTCCACCTCTATTCCAAGGATCTCCCTTTTACCATTATATATGTCTCTTGCTATCTGGGCACTTCCCATGGAGCCTGAGGTGGGATCCGTACACCTTACATCTGCGATTTCCTTCACCATATCCTTCAGCTTTCCATGGAAGTCATAGGGTTCCCTCATGGCACCAACAGATCCCGTGAGGACGATTCCATCGATTCCACTGGAGATACCTGCAAGTCCCCATATCTCCATGGCAATGGTCATCATCATGGTATCGAGGGCAAGCCTAGCCTCATCCCGACCTGCACGGTACATCTCAAGGAGTTCCTCCCTGGCCCTTGAGACCTTTGTGTCGATACCCGCTATCTTAACTGCTCCTGCATGTGAAAAACATTCATTCGCTGTTTTCTCACCATCGTCTATTTTCCTGAGCATTTCAAGGTCAAGGGGTCCGTGTATAACTCCCATGGCACCTACACATGCATCCATGGCACCGACTATCCTGCCATCCTGTATCAGCATCGTGACGGTATTTGAACTTATGTCTGATACGATCATATTCTCCCAGCCGGTCTCAAGGTATGCGTTGTAGCAGATGCTCACCTTCTCGGGGCTCGCATGGTGGGAGTAGGCTGCCCTGAACCTCTCATCAAGGCAGGGCGTGTTCCGGTGGAGGCCAGGTATGAGGAGGGTGGGTATCCCCGATGATTCGATTTCACTGTATACTGCTGTTCCACCGCCTGTGACCTTACCTGCCCCTCCAATGGAGATTATACCCCTGTTTTTCACCCTCTCAATGGGCTTTATGGTGCTTATGGCGTCACCCATGGCATAGGTTATTGCCATGAGGTCTATCTCGTTGAGGGGAACCCTATCTTTGAGTTCATCAAGGGCGGAGGCTCTACCTGTTGATAGGTCCTCCCTCCCTATCTTGAAGTGTTCAGCATCATCACCGAGGATGGTGAAGGAGACACCCGTGGTCCCATGGTCCATACCCACGAATACCAAACCAACCACCTGAAAAAGAAGTTAAGGGGGGTTTACTTCTCGAGTCCGCAGAGTTTCCTCAGCTTTGACCCGACTTCCTCTATCTCCAGTTCACTCTCCAGCTTCCTCATCCTCTTGAGCATGGGGGCACCCGCCCTGTTCTCAAGGGCCCACTCCTTGGCGAATTTACCGTTCTGGATCTCCTTGAGGATCTCATCCATTTCCTTCTCAGTCTCCTCTGTTATGATCCTTCCTCTCCTTGTAAGGCCGCCGAACTCTGCGGTGTTACTCACATTGTGCCACATCCCCCTGAATCCCCTCTCATAGATGAGGTCCACTATGAGTTTGAGTTCATGGCAGGTTTCAAAGTAGGCTATCTCTGGCTGGTAACCGGCCCTCACAAGGGTTTTGAATGCCGTGTTTATGAGTTCTGTGACACCACCACAGAGCACAGCCTGCTCACCGAACAGGTCTGTCTCTGTTTCCTCCCTGAAGGTCGTCTCAAGGACCCCTGCCCTGGCAAGTCCACATGCCTTTGCCATTGCAAGTGCCTGCTCCATTGCATCGCCTGTTGCATCAACCTCAACAGCCACAAGGCCGGGTATGCCGAAGCCCTCAAGGTAGGTCCTCCTTACCATGGCACCCGGACCCTTCGGGGCCACCATTGTAACGTTGACTCCTTCGGGTGCCTTTATGTAGCCGTAGTGTATGTTGTATCCATGTGAGAAGGATATGGTGTTACCCTCCTTGAGGTAGGGCCTTATTGACTGTTCGAAAACGGTTTCCTGTATCTCATCGGGTATGAGTATGTGTATGATGTCGGCCTCCCTTGAGGCGTCCTCGATGGTCATGACATTCATGCCATCATCATGGGCCTTCTTCCAGGAGCTACCACCCCTTCTGAGTCCAACTATCACGTTGAGTCCGCTGTCAGCCATGTTCCTGGCCTGGGCTTCGCCCTGGCTCCCGTAACCTATAACCGCTATCTTTTTATCTGCCAGTATCTCCATGTCAATGTCATTTTCATAGTATATCTTCATAAAAAACCTCCTCAAGTTCTAATTAACAGCTCATTTAAAATAAAATTTATGGGAGTCCCGGTCTGATCCGGAATTTTTCCGCATTGAGCATCACATTGTCCTGCTTCCACGGGACATTGCAGTTGGCCCTGTCCTTGCGAGTTCCTTTATTCCAAAGTTCCTCAGAAGCTCCAGGAAGGCGTCTATCTTTTCAGAGTCCCCTGTAACCTCAACTGTCAGGGCATCGGGACTCACATCCACTATCCTCCCCCTGAATATGTTGGTGTACTGTATTATCTCTGACCTTTCACTCTCTGATGGGGCGTGGACCTTGACCATGCAGAGCTCCCTCTTAACAGTTGCCGCGGGTTCAAGGTCCCTGACCTTTATGACGTCTATGAGCTTGTTCAGCTGCTTTGTTATCTGCTCAAGCACCCTGTCGTCGCCCCTGGCGATTATTGTCATCCTGGCAATGCCTGGGGTTTCTGATTCCCCGACCGTTATGTTTTCAATGTTGAATCCACGTCTTGTGAAGAGTCCTGCAACTCGCTGGAGCACTCCTGGTTTGTGCTCCACGAGGGCGCTTATGATATGGGTATCGGGTTCCATCTCAATCACCATCCGCCTTCCCTGGGGAGTATTTAATTTCCTGGGGGTCCTCCCTTTCAACCCGGTACTCCCCCACTATCTCGGTGAGACCACAGCCGGGGGGGACCATGGGGAGTATCTCATCAGGATCTATCACTATATCAAGGAGGGCAGGTTCACCAGACCTTATTGCCCTTGAAAGGGCTTCAGAGGTTTCACCGGGTTCCTCTATCCTCTCAGCCTCCACTCCAAATGATTCAGCCAGCTTCACAAAGTCCGGAACTTCGCCCAGGTGTGTATGGGACATTCTCTCATCATAGAAGAGGCGCTGCCACTGCGCCACCATTCCAAGGTGCCTGTTGTCCATGATACATATCACCACCGGGATGTCGTATTCCCTTATGGTTGCAAGGTCCTGGCAGACCATGAGGAATCCGCCGTCACCGCACACTGCAACAACGTCACTATCAGGCAGTGCCACCTTGGCACCTATGGCGGCTGGAAAACCGAAGCCCATTGTTCCAAGGCCTCCTGATGATATGAACTTTCTGGGGGCACGGGATGTGTAGAAGTGGGCCATCCACATCTGGTTCTGTCCCACATCCGTTGTAACGACCGTCTCGTCATCAAGGACCTGGCTTATCTCCTTTATAACCTGCTGGGGCTTCAGGGGCACCTCATCATAGCTCATCCTTGGCATGCAATCGGCACGGAATTTCTGGACGCTTTCAAGCCATTGGCTGTCCCTCTTTTCATATTTTTTGAGTTTTGCTATGAGTTCCCTGAGGACGTTTCTTGCATCTCCAACGATGGGGACATCAACCCCAACGTTCTTACCTATCTCAGCGGGGTCGATGTCGACGTGTATTATCCTGGCGTTGGGGGCGAATTCTGCAACGTTCCCTGTTGTACGGTCTGAGAATCTGCATCCAACGGCTATGAGGCAGTCGCATTCGTCCACTGTCAGGTTCGCCACCTTGCGGCCGTGCATGCCGAGCATACCCATGGCTGAAGGGTGGTCCTCAGGAAAGGAACCCTTACCAAGGAGTGTTGTTGTCACCGGGGCCTTTATGAGATCTGATAATTCCTTTATCTCCCTGGACGCCCCTGATATTATAACTCCTCCACCAGCAAGTATGACGGGTTTTTCTGACCTCCTTATGAGTTCAGCGGCCCTCTTTATCTGGAGGGGGTGGCCCTTTACATTGGGCCTGTACCCTGGGAGCTCCAGGTCATCAACCTCCTCCATGATCTCCTGTTCCTGTATATCCTTGGGGAGGTCTATAACAACCGGTCCTGGCCGTCCTGTCTTTGCTATGTGGAAGCTTGCCCTGACAATTGCAGGTATCTCGCTGGCGTCTGATGGCTGGAAACTGTGCTTGGTGATGGGCATGGTTATCCCTATCATGTCCACCTCCTGGAATGCATCATTTCCAATGAGGTGTGTTGGGACCTGACCTGCAATGGCCACGATGGGGGCTGAGTCCATGTAGGCCGTTGCAATGCCTGTTACAAGGTTTGTTGCCCCGGGACCGGAGGTAGCTATGCAGACCCCCACCCTTCCTGAGGCCCTTGCATATCCGTCTGCAGCGTGTGCTGCGCACTGTTCATGTCTTACGAGGATGTGTTTAAGTTCAGAATCATAGAGCATATCATAGAGTGGCAGTAACTGTCCACCGGGGTATCCGAATACGGTGTCTGCTCCCTGATCCAGAAGTGATCTGATTATTGCCTGGCCACCTTTCATTGGAAACACCTTGAACGGAATCTGTCATTATTATTAATGACATATTTCCTATAAAATATATACTTTCAAATAAGTGCTAAGATTATATAAAACAATAGG harbors:
- a CDS encoding LSM domain-containing protein, giving the protein MKGSDKEFRVNKQFLKFKNKNVLLTLKNNEETRGKLISIDNYLNTVLQTEEGIQFIKGTKIAFIAME
- a CDS encoding acetolactate synthase large subunit, which gives rise to MKGGQAIIRSLLDQGADTVFGYPGGQLLPLYDMLYDSELKHILVRHEQCAAHAADGYARASGRVGVCIATSGPGATNLVTGIATAYMDSAPIVAIAGQVPTHLIGNDAFQEVDMIGITMPITKHSFQPSDASEIPAIVRASFHIAKTGRPGPVVIDLPKDIQEQEIMEEVDDLELPGYRPNVKGHPLQIKRAAELIRRSEKPVILAGGGVIISGASREIKELSDLIKAPVTTTLLGKGSFPEDHPSAMGMLGMHGRKVANLTVDECDCLIAVGCRFSDRTTGNVAEFAPNARIIHVDIDPAEIGKNVGVDVPIVGDARNVLRELIAKLKKYEKRDSQWLESVQKFRADCMPRMSYDEVPLKPQQVIKEISQVLDDETVVTTDVGQNQMWMAHFYTSRAPRKFISSGGLGTMGFGFPAAIGAKVALPDSDVVAVCGDGGFLMVCQDLATIREYDIPVVICIMDNRHLGMVAQWQRLFYDERMSHTHLGEVPDFVKLAESFGVEAERIEEPGETSEALSRAIRSGEPALLDIVIDPDEILPMVPPGCGLTEIVGEYRVEREDPQEIKYSPGKADGD
- the ilvC gene encoding ketol-acid reductoisomerase; this translates as MKIYYENDIDMEILADKKIAVIGYGSQGEAQARNMADSGLNVIVGLRRGGSSWKKAHDDGMNVMTIEDASREADIIHILIPDEIQETVFEQSIRPYLKEGNTISFSHGYNIHYGYIKAPEGVNVTMVAPKGPGAMVRRTYLEGFGIPGLVAVEVDATGDAMEQALAMAKACGLARAGVLETTFREETETDLFGEQAVLCGGVTELINTAFKTLVRAGYQPEIAYFETCHELKLIVDLIYERGFRGMWHNVSNTAEFGGLTRRGRIITEETEKEMDEILKEIQNGKFAKEWALENRAGAPMLKRMRKLESELEIEEVGSKLRKLCGLEK
- the ilvN gene encoding acetolactate synthase small subunit; its protein translation is MVIEMEPDTHIISALVEHKPGVLQRVAGLFTRRGFNIENITVGESETPGIARMTIIARGDDRVLEQITKQLNKLIDVIKVRDLEPAATVKRELCMVKVHAPSESERSEIIQYTNIFRGRIVDVSPDALTVEVTGDSEKIDAFLELLRNFGIKELARTGPTAMSRGSRTM
- a CDS encoding methanogenesis marker 12 protein, coding for MVFVGMDHGTTGVSFTILGDDAEHFKIGREDLSTGRASALDELKDRVPLNEIDLMAITYAMGDAISTIKPIERVKNRGIISIGGAGKVTGGGTAVYSEIESSGIPTLLIPGLHRNTPCLDERFRAAYSHHASPEKVSICYNAYLETGWENMIVSDISSNTVTMLIQDGRIVGAMDACVGAMGVIHGPLDLEMLRKIDDGEKTANECFSHAGAVKIAGIDTKVSRAREELLEMYRAGRDEARLALDTMMMTIAMEIWGLAGISSGIDGIVLTGSVGAMREPYDFHGKLKDMVKEIADVRCTDPTSGSMGSAQIARDIYNGKREILGIEVEV